A single region of the Pseudomonas sp. VD-NE ins genome encodes:
- the holA gene encoding DNA polymerase III subunit delta: MKLAPAQLGKHLQGALAPVYIISGDDPLLCQEAADAIRNAARQQGFDERQVFAADANFDWGTLLQAGASMSLFAEKRLLELRLPSGKPGDKGAAAFIEYCSRPAEDTVLLISLPKLDGSAQKTKWGKALVEGQQTQFIQIWPVDANQLPSWIRQRLSQAGLSASQDAVELIAARVEGNLLAAAQEIEKLKLMAEGGQITVETVQAAVADSARFDVFGLTDAVLNGEPAHALRMLEGLHGEGVEPPVILWALARELRLLANISLQYSQGTPLDKCFSQAKPPVWDKRKPLMSKALQRYSAQRWAQLLLEAQRIDAQIKGQAAGSPWMSLSRLALLMSGQRLSLPAE, translated from the coding sequence ATGAAGCTCGCTCCCGCCCAACTCGGCAAACACCTGCAAGGCGCTCTGGCGCCGGTCTACATCATCAGCGGCGATGACCCGTTGCTGTGCCAGGAAGCCGCCGACGCCATCCGCAACGCTGCGCGTCAGCAAGGTTTTGATGAACGCCAGGTCTTCGCCGCCGACGCTAATTTCGATTGGGGTACGTTGCTGCAGGCCGGTGCCAGCATGTCGTTGTTTGCTGAAAAGCGTCTGCTTGAACTGCGTCTGCCCTCGGGCAAACCCGGAGACAAGGGCGCTGCTGCATTCATCGAATACTGCTCGCGTCCCGCTGAAGACACGGTGCTGCTGATCAGCCTGCCCAAGCTCGATGGCAGTGCGCAAAAGACCAAGTGGGGCAAGGCGCTGGTTGAAGGCCAGCAAACCCAGTTCATCCAGATCTGGCCGGTGGACGCCAATCAGTTGCCGAGCTGGATTCGTCAGCGCTTGTCGCAGGCCGGACTGTCGGCCAGCCAGGACGCGGTCGAATTGATTGCTGCGCGTGTCGAGGGCAACCTGCTCGCTGCCGCGCAGGAAATCGAAAAGCTCAAGCTGATGGCCGAAGGTGGGCAGATCACCGTTGAAACCGTGCAAGCCGCTGTGGCGGACAGTGCGCGGTTTGACGTGTTCGGCCTGACCGATGCCGTGCTCAACGGCGAGCCGGCGCACGCGTTGCGTATGCTTGAAGGATTGCACGGTGAAGGTGTTGAGCCACCGGTAATTCTCTGGGCGCTGGCGCGGGAGTTGCGCCTGCTGGCTAATATTTCGTTGCAATACAGCCAGGGCACGCCGCTCGACAAGTGTTTCAGCCAGGCGAAGCCGCCGGTCTGGGACAAGCGCAAACCGTTGATGAGCAAAGCCTTGCAACGCTACTCGGCACAACGCTGGGCGCAGTTGCTGCTCGAAGCACAGCGGATCGACGCGCAGATCAAAGGTCAGGCGGCCGGTTCGCCGTGGATGAGCCTGAGTCGCTTGGCATTGTTGATGTCCGGCCAGCGACTTTCACTGCCTGCCGAATAA
- a CDS encoding D-alanyl-D-alanine carboxypeptidase family protein codes for MNITTFAKRLCLLVPLLLSPAAFAAEMMPSPPQLAAKAYVLMDAASGNVLVENNGDQRLPPASLTKLMTAYIATLEIRRGQIGENDPVTVSENAWRTGGSRMFIKVGSQVTVSDLLHGIIIQSGNDASVALSEHIAGSEDAFADLMNKTVTDLGMTNTHFMNPTGLPNPEHYSSAHDMAILARAIIHEDPAHYAIYSQKEFFWNGIKQPNRNLLLWRDKTVDGLKTGHTDEAGYCMVSSAVRDGQRLIAVVFGTNSEVARAAETQKLLTYGFRFFETQTFYQKGTELAQAPVWKGTTNQVKAGLAEDLTMTLPKGQLKKLAASMTMNPQLTAPIAKGDVIGKVEVKLEDKVVHSADLIALDGVEEGGIFRRMWDSIRLFFYGLFN; via the coding sequence ATGAACATCACCACCTTTGCCAAACGCCTGTGTCTGCTAGTCCCGCTGCTCCTCTCGCCAGCCGCCTTCGCGGCCGAGATGATGCCGTCGCCACCGCAACTGGCCGCCAAAGCCTACGTACTCATGGATGCCGCCAGCGGCAACGTGCTGGTAGAGAACAACGGTGACCAGCGTTTGCCACCGGCCAGCCTGACCAAGCTGATGACCGCGTACATCGCGACCCTGGAAATCCGTCGTGGCCAGATCGGTGAAAACGATCCGGTGACCGTCAGCGAAAACGCCTGGCGTACTGGCGGTTCGCGGATGTTCATCAAGGTCGGCTCGCAGGTCACTGTCAGCGACCTGCTGCACGGCATCATCATCCAGTCCGGCAACGACGCCAGCGTGGCCCTGTCCGAGCACATCGCCGGCAGCGAAGACGCCTTCGCCGACCTGATGAACAAGACTGTCACCGATCTGGGCATGACCAACACCCACTTCATGAACCCGACCGGTCTGCCGAATCCTGAGCACTATTCGTCGGCTCACGACATGGCGATTCTGGCTCGCGCAATCATCCACGAAGACCCGGCTCACTACGCGATCTACTCGCAGAAAGAGTTCTTCTGGAACGGCATCAAGCAACCAAACCGCAACCTGCTGCTGTGGCGTGACAAGACCGTTGACGGTCTGAAAACCGGTCACACCGATGAAGCCGGCTACTGCATGGTGTCCTCGGCTGTACGTGATGGCCAGCGCCTGATCGCCGTGGTGTTCGGCACCAACAGCGAAGTGGCTCGCGCCGCTGAAACCCAGAAGCTGCTGACCTACGGTTTCCGCTTCTTCGAAACCCAGACCTTCTATCAGAAGGGCACCGAACTGGCTCAGGCCCCGGTGTGGAAAGGCACCACCAATCAAGTCAAGGCCGGCCTGGCTGAAGACCTGACCATGACTCTGCCAAAAGGCCAGCTGAAGAAGCTCGCTGCGAGCATGACCATGAACCCGCAACTGACCGCGCCAATCGCCAAGGGCGACGTGATCGGTAAAGTCGAAGTCAAACTGGAAGACAAGGTCGTGCACAGCGCTGACCTGATCGCTCTGGATGGCGTCGAGGAGGGTGGTATCTTCCGCCGCATGTGGGATAGCATCCGTCTATTCTTCTACGGCTTGTTCAACTGA
- a CDS encoding LD-carboxypeptidase, with translation MTVRPTHTLCPHRAVPALRSEGLIGVIAPAGPGALDTDEAMRWMRARGYGLKVFPGVYEKDGYLAGSDDVRLRDLHAAFADPEIDAIICLRGGYGTPRLLDRIDYDLLSRNAKPFVGYSDITALHLAISRYAGFVTFHGPLLNADLLGDKEPPTVTSFFAMLRGQLKAGSVLSHPVAYPLTTVEPGVAHGRLLGGNLAMIAATLGTPYEIDVEGVILLIEDINEPLYRIDRLLTQMRLAGKLAKLRGVLVGDIAGVDIVALNRLLKQTFEPLRIPVLSGWRSGHCDPNLTLPLGALVRLDAGKQELMLEQDVVIKA, from the coding sequence ATGACTGTTCGACCGACCCACACACTTTGCCCGCACAGAGCGGTGCCCGCGTTGCGCTCGGAAGGGCTGATTGGCGTCATCGCGCCTGCCGGCCCCGGCGCTCTGGACACCGATGAGGCGATGCGATGGATGCGCGCCCGTGGTTACGGGCTGAAGGTGTTTCCCGGTGTCTACGAGAAGGACGGCTATCTGGCCGGCAGCGACGACGTACGACTGCGCGATCTGCACGCGGCGTTCGCTGATCCTGAAATCGACGCCATCATTTGTCTGCGGGGCGGCTACGGTACGCCGCGCTTGCTCGACCGGATCGATTACGACCTGCTGAGCCGCAACGCCAAGCCATTCGTTGGTTACAGCGACATCACCGCGCTGCACCTGGCTATCAGTCGCTATGCCGGATTCGTGACCTTCCACGGGCCGCTGCTCAATGCCGACCTGTTGGGTGACAAGGAGCCGCCGACCGTTACTTCGTTCTTCGCCATGTTGCGCGGTCAGTTGAAGGCGGGGAGTGTGCTTAGCCATCCGGTGGCTTATCCGTTGACTACCGTCGAACCTGGTGTCGCGCATGGGCGCTTGCTCGGCGGTAATCTGGCGATGATCGCCGCTACCTTGGGCACGCCTTATGAAATTGATGTCGAAGGGGTGATTCTGCTCATCGAGGACATCAACGAGCCGCTGTATCGCATCGACCGCTTGCTGACGCAGATGCGTCTGGCTGGCAAGTTGGCCAAATTGCGTGGCGTGTTGGTGGGGGACATAGCAGGCGTGGATATCGTGGCACTGAACCGCTTGCTGAAGCAGACTTTCGAGCCGTTGCGGATTCCGGTGTTGTCGGGATGGCGTAGCGGGCACTGTGATCCGAACCTGACGCTACCGCTGGGTGCGCTGGTGCGGCTGGATGCCGGGAAGCAGGAATTGATGCTGGAGCAGGATGTGGTGATCAAGGCTTAA
- the arfA gene encoding alternative ribosome rescue factor ArfA, producing the protein MSKKPSKHGPNKAKSIVAQPLFRSRQERPNKGKGSYRREAFQSDNWEASYFLAA; encoded by the coding sequence ATGAGCAAAAAGCCATCGAAACATGGCCCCAACAAGGCCAAATCCATCGTCGCCCAGCCCCTGTTCCGCAGCCGCCAGGAACGACCAAACAAGGGTAAAGGCAGCTACCGCCGCGAAGCCTTCCAGTCTGACAACTGGGAGGCTTCTTACTTTCTGGCTGCTTAA
- a CDS encoding lytic murein transglycosylase, which yields MPPSLSHRWPVRQLIAASSFILLVACAEKPTAADAQPLQAAPVATAPAIIPPVVPSADSLDLQPTQTFAEWQAGFRKEALAAGIHPDVFDRAFANVSFDASVIRADRSQPEFSRPVWEYLDGALSPLRVRKGQALISQYADILQIIEQRYGVDRRALVSVWGMESNFGQFQGSKSVINSLATLAYEGRRPGFAHAQLIAALQILQQGDITPEKMLGSWAGAMGQTQFIPTNYHTHAVDFDGDGRRDIWGSPADALASTAHYLQSSGWQRGQPWGFEVQLPSTFNYTLADGAIRKSVAEWRQLGVTLPNGAQVPTGSEQLSAALLLPAGYRGPAFLIFDNFRAILKYNNSSSYALAISLLSERFNGGGLINGSWPKDDLPLSRTERIELQTLLSARNYDAGTADGIIGANTRKAIRSAQQSLGWPADGYPTHKLLESLRNP from the coding sequence ATGCCCCCAAGTCTTTCCCATCGTTGGCCTGTTCGCCAATTGATTGCCGCCTCCAGCTTCATTCTGCTTGTCGCCTGCGCGGAAAAACCGACCGCCGCCGATGCGCAACCCCTTCAAGCCGCGCCTGTCGCCACGGCCCCAGCGATTATCCCGCCGGTAGTGCCGTCCGCCGACTCTCTTGATCTTCAGCCGACCCAGACCTTTGCCGAATGGCAGGCTGGCTTCCGCAAGGAGGCCTTGGCCGCCGGGATCCATCCCGACGTGTTCGATCGCGCCTTTGCCAATGTCAGCTTCGATGCCAGCGTGATTCGGGCCGACCGCAGCCAGCCGGAATTTTCCCGTCCGGTGTGGGAATACCTTGACGGCGCACTTTCGCCACTGCGTGTGCGTAAAGGTCAGGCGCTGATCAGCCAGTACGCCGATATTTTGCAAATCATCGAGCAGCGTTATGGTGTTGACCGTCGGGCCCTGGTGTCGGTGTGGGGCATGGAAAGCAACTTCGGCCAGTTCCAGGGCAGCAAGTCAGTGATCAACTCGCTGGCCACTCTTGCTTACGAAGGGCGTCGGCCGGGCTTTGCTCATGCGCAATTGATCGCAGCGCTGCAGATCCTGCAACAGGGTGATATCACCCCGGAGAAGATGCTCGGCTCTTGGGCCGGGGCCATGGGGCAGACCCAGTTCATTCCGACCAACTACCACACCCATGCCGTGGATTTTGACGGCGATGGCCGCCGCGATATCTGGGGCAGCCCTGCTGATGCCCTGGCCTCGACTGCGCATTACCTGCAAAGCTCCGGCTGGCAACGTGGTCAACCGTGGGGTTTTGAAGTACAGCTGCCGAGCACTTTCAACTACACGCTGGCGGACGGTGCGATTCGCAAGAGCGTCGCTGAATGGCGACAGTTGGGCGTAACCCTGCCTAATGGCGCTCAGGTGCCAACCGGTTCGGAGCAATTGTCTGCTGCCCTGCTGCTGCCGGCGGGCTATCGTGGCCCGGCGTTCCTGATCTTCGACAACTTCCGGGCGATCCTCAAATACAACAACTCCTCATCGTATGCATTGGCTATCAGTCTGTTGTCGGAGCGCTTCAACGGTGGCGGCTTGATCAACGGCAGCTGGCCGAAAGATGACCTGCCGCTGAGCCGTACCGAGCGTATCGAGTTGCAAACCCTGCTGAGTGCGCGCAATTACGATGCGGGTACGGCGGACGGGATAATCGGCGCGAATACGCGCAAGGCGATTCGCAGTGCGCAGCAGTCACTTGGCTGGCCGGCGGACGGGTATCCGACGCACAAGTTGCTGGAAAGCCTGCGCAACCCATAG
- the lipA gene encoding lipoyl synthase: protein MIPTLDVTERPAPRPKVEAGVKLRGAEKVARIPVKIIPTTELPKKPDWIRVRIPVSPEVDRIKSLLRKHKLHSVCEEASCPNLGECFSGGTATFMIMGDICTRRCPFCDVGHGRPKPLDVNEPESLAIAIADLKLKYVVITSVDRDDLRDGGAQHFADCIREIRKLSPNVQLETLVPDYRGRMDVALEITAAEPPDVFNHNLETVPRLYKAARPGSDYQWSLTLLQRFKQMMPHIPTKSGLMLGLGETDEEVIEVMKRMREHDIDMLTLGQYLQPSRSHLPVQRFVHPDTFAWFAEEGYKMGFKNVASGPLVRSSYHADEQAKLVKAELLGS from the coding sequence ATGATCCCGACGCTCGACGTGACCGAGCGCCCGGCCCCGCGTCCCAAGGTAGAGGCGGGCGTCAAGCTGCGCGGCGCCGAGAAGGTTGCACGCATCCCGGTCAAGATCATTCCGACCACCGAACTGCCGAAGAAACCTGACTGGATTCGCGTACGCATCCCGGTTTCGCCGGAAGTCGACCGGATCAAGAGCCTGCTGCGCAAACACAAACTGCACAGCGTCTGCGAAGAAGCCTCCTGCCCGAACCTCGGCGAGTGCTTCTCCGGTGGCACCGCGACCTTCATGATCATGGGCGACATCTGCACCCGTCGCTGCCCGTTCTGCGACGTTGGCCACGGTCGTCCGAAGCCACTGGACGTCAACGAGCCGGAAAGCCTGGCCATCGCCATCGCCGACCTCAAGCTCAAGTACGTGGTGATCACCTCGGTTGACCGCGACGACCTGCGTGACGGCGGTGCCCAGCACTTTGCCGACTGCATCCGCGAAATCCGCAAACTGTCGCCGAACGTGCAGCTCGAGACGCTTGTTCCGGACTACCGTGGACGTATGGACGTCGCGCTGGAAATCACCGCCGCCGAGCCACCGGATGTGTTCAACCACAACCTGGAAACCGTGCCACGTCTGTACAAGGCTGCGCGTCCGGGTTCGGATTACCAGTGGTCGCTGACCCTGCTGCAACGCTTCAAGCAGATGATGCCGCACATTCCGACCAAATCCGGCTTGATGCTGGGTCTGGGTGAGACCGACGAGGAAGTCATCGAAGTGATGAAGCGCATGCGCGAACATGACATCGACATGCTGACCCTCGGCCAGTACCTGCAACCGTCGCGCAGCCACTTGCCGGTGCAGCGTTTTGTGCACCCGGACACCTTCGCCTGGTTCGCCGAGGAAGGTTACAAGATGGGCTTCAAGAACGTCGCCTCGGGCCCGCTGGTGCGTTCTTCGTACCACGCCGACGAGCAAGCGAAGCTGGTCAAGGCTGAGCTGCTGGGTTCCTGA
- the lptE gene encoding LPS assembly lipoprotein LptE, whose product MIKRNLLVMGLAVLLSACGFQLRGTGTNELSIKELDLSARNAYGETVTQLRQVLESSGVKVYSGAPYKLFLADEQESQRILSYAGAGRTGEYQVNTVLNYEIRGDKNLQLLSDKLEVQKVFIHDGNNLVGSDQEANDARRETRRELVQRMMLRLQQLTPGQLQQLQQAANDRAKAEADALQAAQKAEAETPRQSPLEIPQQ is encoded by the coding sequence ATGATCAAACGCAATCTGCTGGTGATGGGCCTCGCCGTTCTGTTGAGCGCCTGCGGTTTCCAGCTGCGCGGCACTGGCACTAACGAACTGTCGATCAAGGAGCTCGACCTGAGCGCCCGTAACGCGTATGGCGAGACTGTCACGCAACTGCGTCAGGTGCTGGAGTCGAGCGGCGTCAAGGTTTACAGCGGCGCTCCGTACAAGCTGTTCCTGGCTGACGAGCAGGAAAGCCAGCGCATCCTCAGCTACGCCGGTGCCGGCCGTACGGGCGAATATCAGGTCAATACGGTCCTGAACTACGAGATCCGTGGCGACAAGAACCTGCAACTGCTGAGCGACAAGCTGGAAGTGCAGAAAGTATTTATCCACGACGGCAACAACCTCGTGGGTTCTGACCAGGAAGCCAACGACGCCCGTCGCGAAACCCGTCGCGAACTGGTTCAGCGCATGATGTTGCGCCTGCAACAACTGACCCCAGGCCAACTGCAGCAGCTGCAGCAAGCCGCCAATGACCGCGCCAAGGCAGAAGCCGATGCGCTGCAAGCGGCACAAAAGGCTGAAGCGGAAACCCCGCGTCAGTCGCCGCTCGAAATACCGCAGCAGTAA
- a CDS encoding YdcF family protein, producing the protein MPFRYFIKQLLLPPGILLLLLLAAWWLRRSRPRLAGLCFAIGFGGLWLMSLPVVVQWGAKALERESPLAREEWATLAQRADAIVVLGSGRERGDLAWGEDQPTGVGLERQRYAARLAKASGLPILTTGGLHYGTPPTEAKLMADSLRDDFGVTVRWQEGESRTTWENAKFTADILLPQGIKRVVVVTQAWHMPRSVWSFQQAGFEVVPAPVGFLGTDNARPFGGWLPEFKSIWQSGQLLNEAVGQVGYSLFYRGD; encoded by the coding sequence ATGCCTTTTCGTTATTTCATCAAACAACTTTTACTGCCGCCCGGCATTCTTTTGCTGTTGTTGCTGGCTGCGTGGTGGCTGCGCCGCTCACGACCGCGACTCGCGGGCCTGTGTTTCGCCATTGGTTTTGGCGGGTTATGGCTGATGAGCCTGCCGGTGGTCGTGCAGTGGGGCGCGAAAGCGCTGGAACGCGAGTCACCGTTGGCCCGTGAAGAATGGGCGACGTTGGCGCAGCGGGCCGATGCCATTGTGGTCTTGGGTTCCGGGCGTGAGCGCGGTGATCTGGCTTGGGGCGAGGATCAGCCGACCGGCGTGGGCCTTGAGCGTCAGCGATACGCCGCGAGGCTGGCCAAAGCTTCCGGTTTGCCGATTTTGACCACAGGTGGTTTGCATTACGGTACGCCGCCGACCGAGGCGAAGTTGATGGCGGATTCATTGCGCGACGATTTCGGTGTGACCGTGCGTTGGCAGGAAGGCGAGAGCCGCACTACATGGGAAAATGCGAAGTTCACGGCTGATATCTTGTTGCCGCAGGGGATCAAGCGCGTGGTCGTGGTGACGCAGGCCTGGCACATGCCGCGCTCGGTATGGAGTTTTCAACAGGCGGGTTTTGAAGTGGTGCCGGCCCCGGTCGGGTTTCTGGGGACCGATAACGCAAGACCGTTTGGTGGGTGGCTGCCGGAGTTCAAGTCGATCTGGCAGAGCGGGCAGCTGCTGAACGAGGCGGTGGGGCAGGTGGGGTATTCGTTGTTTTACCGCGGTGACTGA
- the leuS gene encoding leucine--tRNA ligase has translation MHEQYQPREIEAAAQSFWDEQKSFEVSEQPGKETYYCLSMFPYPSGKLHMGHVRNYTIGDVISRYQRMLGKNVLQPMGWDAFGMPAENAAMKNNVAPAKWTYENIAYMKTQLRSLGLAVDWSREVTTCKPDYYRWEQWLFTRLFEKGVIYRKNGTVNWDPIDQTVLANEQVIDGRGWRSGALIEKREIPMYYFKITAYADELLESLDELTGWPEQVKTMQRNWIGKSRGMEVQFPYNVDSIGEAGTLKVFTTRPDTLMGATYVAVAAEHPLATLAAKNNAELQAFIAECKGGSVAEADVATQEKKGLPTGLFVEHPLTGEKLPVWVANYVLMHYGDGAVMAVPAHDERDFEFAHKYDLPVKSVVRTSSGDTNPAPWQDAYGEHGTLINSGEFDGLDFAGAFDAMEVALIKKELGASRTQFRLRDWGISRQRYWGCPIPIIHCDACGDVPVPEDQLPVVLPEDVVPDGAGSPLARMPEFYECSCPKCGQPAKRETDTMDTFVESSWYYARYASPHFEGGLVEKSAADHWLPVDQYIGGIEHAILHLLYARFFHKLMRDEGLVSSNEPFKNLLTQGMVIAETYYRREANGAYTWFNPADVELERDSKAKVISAKLKSDGLPVEIGGTEKMAKSKNNGVDPQSMIDQFGADTCRLFMMFASPPDMSAEWSDSGVEGSHRFLKRVWRLAQAHVTQGLPGKLDIASLNDEQKTVRRAIHVAIKQASHDVGQNHKFNTAIAQVMTLMNVLEKAAQGTEQDRALIHEGLEAVTLLLAPITPHISHELWNKLGHADAVIDAGWPAMDESALVQDSLTLVIQVNGKLRGQIEMPASATREEVEAAARANENVLRFVDGLTIRKVIVVPGKLVNIVAS, from the coding sequence ATGCACGAACAATATCAGCCCCGTGAAATCGAAGCCGCCGCCCAGTCGTTCTGGGACGAGCAAAAGTCCTTTGAAGTCAGTGAACAGCCAGGCAAGGAAACCTACTACTGCCTGTCGATGTTCCCTTACCCCAGCGGCAAGCTACACATGGGGCACGTGCGCAACTACACCATCGGCGACGTGATCTCCCGCTACCAGCGCATGCTCGGCAAGAACGTCCTGCAACCGATGGGTTGGGACGCCTTCGGCATGCCGGCGGAAAACGCCGCGATGAAGAACAACGTCGCGCCGGCCAAGTGGACCTACGAAAACATCGCCTACATGAAAACCCAGCTGCGCAGCCTGGGTCTGGCGGTCGACTGGTCGCGCGAAGTCACCACCTGCAAACCGGATTACTACCGCTGGGAACAATGGCTGTTCACTCGCCTGTTCGAAAAAGGCGTGATCTACCGTAAAAACGGCACCGTGAACTGGGACCCGATCGACCAGACCGTTCTGGCTAACGAACAGGTGATCGACGGTCGCGGCTGGCGCTCCGGCGCGCTGATCGAAAAGCGCGAAATTCCGATGTACTACTTCAAGATTACTGCCTACGCGGATGAGCTGCTGGAGAGCCTCGACGAACTGACTGGCTGGCCTGAACAGGTCAAGACCATGCAGCGCAACTGGATCGGCAAGTCCCGCGGCATGGAAGTGCAGTTCCCGTACAACGTCGATTCCATCGGCGAAGCCGGCACCTTGAAAGTCTTCACTACCCGTCCGGACACCCTGATGGGCGCGACCTATGTCGCCGTGGCTGCCGAGCATCCGCTGGCCACCCTGGCCGCGAAAAACAACGCCGAGCTGCAAGCGTTCATCGCTGAATGCAAGGGCGGCAGCGTCGCTGAAGCCGACGTCGCCACGCAAGAGAAAAAAGGCCTGCCGACCGGCCTGTTCGTCGAGCACCCGCTGACCGGTGAAAAACTGCCTGTTTGGGTCGCCAACTACGTGCTGATGCACTACGGCGACGGCGCTGTGATGGCGGTACCGGCGCACGACGAGCGCGATTTCGAATTCGCCCACAAGTACGACCTGCCGGTGAAATCGGTGGTGCGTACCAGCTCCGGCGATACCAACCCGGCCCCGTGGCAAGACGCCTACGGCGAGCACGGCACACTGATCAACTCCGGCGAGTTCGACGGTCTCGACTTCGCTGGCGCGTTCGACGCCATGGAAGTCGCCCTGATCAAGAAAGAACTGGGCGCCTCGCGTACCCAGTTCCGTCTGCGCGACTGGGGTATCAGCCGCCAGCGCTACTGGGGCTGCCCGATCCCGATCATCCACTGCGATGCGTGCGGTGACGTGCCGGTGCCGGAAGATCAATTGCCTGTGGTCCTGCCGGAAGACGTGGTGCCGGACGGCGCCGGTTCGCCGCTGGCGCGCATGCCGGAATTCTACGAGTGCTCCTGCCCGAAATGCGGTCAGCCTGCCAAGCGTGAAACCGACACCATGGACACTTTCGTCGAGTCGTCGTGGTACTACGCCCGTTACGCCTCGCCGCACTTTGAAGGCGGTCTGGTAGAAAAATCCGCAGCCGACCACTGGCTGCCGGTCGATCAGTACATCGGCGGTATCGAACACGCGATTCTGCACCTGCTCTACGCGCGCTTCTTCCACAAGCTGATGCGTGACGAAGGTCTGGTGAGCTCCAACGAGCCGTTCAAGAACCTGCTGACCCAAGGCATGGTGATCGCCGAGACTTACTACCGTCGCGAAGCCAATGGTGCTTACACCTGGTTCAACCCGGCAGACGTAGAACTCGAGCGTGACAGCAAAGCCAAGGTGATCAGTGCCAAGCTGAAATCCGACGGCCTGCCGGTGGAAATCGGCGGCACCGAGAAGATGGCCAAGTCGAAGAACAACGGCGTCGACCCTCAGTCGATGATCGATCAGTTCGGCGCCGATACTTGCCGCCTGTTCATGATGTTCGCATCGCCACCTGACATGAGCGCTGAGTGGTCCGACTCCGGCGTCGAAGGTTCGCACCGGTTCCTCAAGCGCGTCTGGCGTCTGGCGCAAGCCCATGTGACCCAGGGCCTGCCAGGCAAACTGGACATCGCCAGCCTGAACGACGAGCAGAAGACCGTGCGCCGCGCCATTCACGTGGCTATCAAGCAGGCCAGCCACGACGTCGGCCAGAACCACAAATTCAACACCGCCATCGCCCAGGTGATGACGCTGATGAACGTGCTGGAAAAAGCCGCGCAAGGCACCGAGCAGGATCGCGCTTTGATTCACGAAGGTCTGGAAGCCGTGACGCTGTTGCTGGCGCCAATCACGCCGCACATCAGCCACGAACTGTGGAATAAACTGGGTCACGCCGACGCAGTCATCGACGCCGGTTGGCCGGCAATGGATGAAAGCGCTTTGGTGCAGGACAGCCTGACGCTGGTCATCCAGGTCAACGGCAAACTGCGCGGCCAGATCGAAATGCCGGCCAGCGCGACCCGCGAAGAAGTTGAAGCAGCAGCCCGCGCCAACGAAAACGTACTGCGTTTCGTCGACGGCCTGACTATTCGTAAAGTGATCGTTGTGCCGGGGAAACTGGTCAACATCGTCGCCAGCTAA
- a CDS encoding DUF493 domain-containing protein — protein MTDTEVKAPKIEFPQTDYPIKVISDTGVGHKDKIIEIVKKFAKINDERVDERSSSNGKYTTIQLHIVATDQDQLYNINSELRATGFVHMVL, from the coding sequence ATGACCGATACCGAAGTAAAGGCGCCAAAGATCGAATTCCCGCAGACTGATTATCCGATTAAGGTGATCAGCGATACGGGTGTAGGTCACAAAGACAAGATCATCGAAATCGTGAAGAAATTCGCGAAGATCAACGATGAGCGTGTCGACGAGCGTTCGAGCAGCAACGGCAAATACACCACGATTCAGTTGCACATCGTCGCGACCGATCAGGATCAGCTGTACAACATCAACAGCGAACTGCGGGCGACCGGTTTCGTACACATGGTGTTGTGA
- the lipB gene encoding lipoyl(octanoyl) transferase LipB, with amino-acid sequence MPGTLGFRELGQMAYEPVWHAMQRFTNERGSDAADEIWLVEHPPVFTQGQAGKAEHLLLPGDIPVVQVDRGGQVTYHGPGQLVAYLLLDVRKLGFGVRDLVTRMEQCLIELLASYGVTAAAKPDAPGVYVDGAKIASLGLRIRHGCSFHGLALNVDMNLEPFRRINPCGYAGLAMTQLSEHAGSIEFAEVSARLRAQLVKHLDYAEQTTLTGGID; translated from the coding sequence ATGCCGGGCACGCTGGGCTTTCGCGAACTTGGCCAGATGGCTTACGAGCCGGTCTGGCATGCCATGCAACGCTTTACCAACGAACGCGGCAGCGATGCCGCCGACGAAATCTGGCTCGTCGAACACCCGCCGGTGTTCACTCAGGGCCAGGCCGGCAAGGCCGAACATCTGTTGCTGCCGGGTGATATCCCGGTGGTACAGGTCGATCGCGGCGGGCAGGTGACTTATCATGGTCCCGGCCAGTTGGTGGCCTACCTGCTGCTGGACGTGCGCAAGCTGGGTTTCGGCGTACGTGATCTGGTCACGCGCATGGAACAGTGCCTGATCGAACTGCTGGCCAGCTACGGCGTGACCGCCGCAGCCAAGCCAGATGCTCCCGGCGTCTATGTCGATGGAGCGAAAATCGCTTCTCTGGGTTTGCGTATTCGCCACGGTTGTTCCTTTCATGGCCTGGCCCTGAACGTGGATATGAACCTGGAACCGTTTCGACGGATTAATCCCTGCGGCTATGCCGGGCTGGCGATGACCCAGCTGAGCGAGCACGCAGGATCGATTGAATTTGCCGAGGTAAGTGCCCGGCTGCGCGCGCAGCTCGTCAAACACCTCGACTATGCTGAGCAGACGACCCTGACGGGCGGAATCGACTGA